Proteins from a single region of Nomia melanderi isolate GNS246 chromosome 9, iyNomMela1, whole genome shotgun sequence:
- the LOC116427781 gene encoding uncharacterized protein LOC116427781 has translation MAMNEDFNFAELCRLCSLKSNHQLPIFDKEGEQRQLLFKIRSCIPTVITKEDGLPKNICQRCLYKLDMFYEFRVSCLATDTVLKNYSDSLKHLAASVNQGADKDKMSNGSQQQQQRSAYVEAHAVAHAAVQQHMAQQAAQARLAGPGPPATPQTPNPTFTLPDDGLGYDDGVRVLRSIGTWSPDYSAAMRPGGVMPPFPGAMDQQFGSRAPTVNQPLRTTNNVPSRPGFASKATNTGEPATKAFACTVCGKGLARKDKLVIHMRIHTGEKPYSCEVCGKAFARRDKLVIHMNKLRHRPGVAPLSTPTAPNSDQQQQQAQQQQQQQQAQQQQQQQQQQQSRPDTIHKLKEEPVSWACELCGRALATREEWMQHARSHLEASAPPQHAAPYFPGSAAPPQPYASERHFCLMCRTDFTDKAEFMFHVRSHFEPHAQQTPPQHSSGKQAGDPATAELIARGLVDPSGLCS, from the exons ATGGCTATGAACGAAGATTTCAATTTCGCCGAGTTATGCAGACTTTGTTCATTGAAAAGCAACCATCAGCTCCCAATTTTTGACAAGGAAGGAGAGCAACGGCAATTACTATTCAAAATACGTTCCTGTATACCTACTGTG ATAACTAAAGAGGATGGGCTGCCAAAAAATATCTGCCAGAGGTGCCTGTATAAACTGGATATGTTTTATGAGTTTCGTGTAAGCTGCTTGGCCACAGACACGGTGTTGAAAAATTACTCGGACAGCTTGAAGCATCTTGCCGCGTCTGTGAACCAG GGCGCGGACAAAGACAAGATGTCTAATGGTAgccagcagcaacagcagcgaTCCGCTTACGTCGAGGCTCACGCGGTGGCCCATGCTGCAGTGCAGCAGCACATGGCACAACAAGCCGCGCAAGCGAGGCTCGCCGGTCCCGGTCCACCTGCAACACCTCAAACTCCTAATCCGACGTTCACGTTGCCTGATGATGGCCTTGGCTACGACGATGGTGTCCGGGTGCTACGCTCGATCGGAACGTG GTCACCGGATTACTCAGCAGCGATGCGGCCTGGCGGTGTAATGCCCCCGTTCCCCGGCGCGATGGATCAGCAGTTTGGAAGCAGGGCTCCAACAGTGAACCAGCCGTTGAGAACGACGAACAATGTACCTTCTCGTCCGGGATTCGCCTCCAAGGCGACTAATACGGGTGAGCCGGCGACAAAGGCGTTCGCCTGCACCGTCTGCGGCAAGGGCCTGGCCCGCAAGGACAAACTCGTTATTCACATGCGTATCCATACCGGGGAGAAACCGTACTCCTGCGAAGTTTGCG GAAAAGCATTCGCGCGTAGAGATAAGCTAGTTATTCACATGAATAAGCTCAGACACAGACCAGGGGTGGCGCCGCTGTCTACGCCCACCGCCCCGAATTCGGATCAGCAGCAGCAACAGGctcagcaacagcagcagcaacagcaggcgcaacagcagcagcagcaacaacagcaacagcaatcACGTCCGGACACTATACACAAGTTGAAGGAAGAGCCAGTGAGTTGGGCGTGCGAATTATGCGGCCGAGCATTGGCCACGAGGGAAGAGTGGATGCAGCATGCTcg ATCTCATTTGGAAGCGTCGGCACCGCCGCAACACGCGGCGCCATATTTCCCAGGATCGGCGGCGCCGCCGCAACCGTACGCCTCCGAGAGGCATTTCTGTCTGATGTGCCGTACAGATTTCACGGATAAGGCTGAATTTATGTTCCACGTTCGTTCCCATTTCGAGCCCCACGCGCAGCAAACCCCGCCCCAACACTCGAGCGGGAAACAGGCCGGCGACCCGGCGACAGCAGAGCTCATCGCGCGCGGACTCGTCGACCCGTCGGGATTATGCAGCTAG
- the LOC143174899 gene encoding uncharacterized protein LOC143174899 — MEATARLIKGFPVFPASLPLLSRSTFPPRFSSRRRAGRPRYGSPRDHHSISLHRAVSYAYRLLLILFLSFCLAPPPFLFVYFSFFPFAASAFCISRCRPVKTIFLGTRRGYPVRPSDTATRWVGPLRISLDNRSNGYIRQFRSSISVSAVYFSVAILRPRCAPVYTVLPCRRAPTTAAAVAAAAAAAAAAAAATRCIPRGPPLDIVTPRCIRVSPRLFRLSFCLRFSWHLLSTSSSTTTTTVVTATAAAAAAAAASTIVATLLASPASLTHQRLVSSVLSSRTLSTFLPRTYPLLSFPAPLPSPAACPSPSLSVSHLLRQLSPLPVSRPPFFFFVSLSLHPPAPGIGG; from the exons ATGGAGGCGACAGCGCGCTTAATAAAG GGCTTCCCCGTCTTCCCTGCATCCCTCCCCCTACTCTCGCGGTCTACGTTTCCCCCCCGTTTCTCCTCCCGACGTCGCGCCGGCCGGCCACGATACGGTTCTCCGCGGGATCACCATTCGATATCGTTGCACCGCGCTGTCTCGTACGCGTATCGCTTACTCCtgatcctctttctctctttctgtctcgcTCCTCCTCCTTTTCTGTTCGTTTacttctcttttttccccttcgCCGCTTCCGCCTTCTGTATTTCCCGGTGCCGCCCGGTGAAAACCATTTTCCTCGGTACTAGACGCGGGTATCCCGTTCGTCCGTCCGATACAGCTACCCGTTGGGTAGGCCCTTTGCGTATCTCCTTAGACAATCGATCGAACGGTTACATTCGACAGTTTCGCTCATCGATAAGTGTATCCGCGGTATACTTCTCAGTGGCGATCCTTCGTCCACGCTGTGCTCCTGTCTACACGGTGTTACCCTGTCGGCGAGCacccaccaccgccgccgccgtcgccgccgccgccgctgccgccgccgctgccgccgccgcaaCGAGGTGCATTCCGCGGGGACCTCCACTCGATATCGTTACGCCGCGCTGCATTCGTGTGTCACCCCGGCTGTTtcgtctctctttctgtctccgCTTTTCTTGGCATCTCCTTTCTACAAGCAGCagcaccactaccaccaccgtcgtcaccgccaccgccgccgccgccgctgccgccgccgcctccaccATCGTAGCTACCCTCCTCGCCTCCCCCGCCTCTCTCACTCACCAGCGATTGGTTAGCTCTGTTCTTTCCTCGCGTACCCTCTCTACCTTTCTCCCTCGGACTTACCCTCTGCTCTCCTTCCCTGCCCCCCTTCCTTCCCCTGCCGCGTGTCCTTCTCcctcgctctctgtctctcactTGCTCCGCCAGCTATCCCCTCTGCCGGTCTCCCGGCcgccttttttctttttcgtctcTTTGTCCTTACATCCTCCCGCGCCGGGAATCGGCGGCTAG
- the LOC116427793 gene encoding sensory neuron membrane protein 2, producing the protein MIILSVFGIVLTIFGITFFHGQYMMTKLTDKVRANLHLTKGTSGYNGYVSPLSLSFTCYVFNVTNPDEVMRGENPNVVEYGPFVYDEILQRHIQDTNVETDEINYIAVATYKFNSDKSVNASREKVTILNPAYMGSIITLTSLPPEFMKKYGNSIPNLFPNRSSIFLKARPVDILFNGIRVTCNVKKFPDLNLLCKIMDSNKRPPVLRETDKEGVYLLSMFQKSNGTVRGPYSVNRGLKNMSLLGDTTSYKFEKVQTIWHSDSCNRVRGSDTITYAPLLTPLSYVTTFITDYCRSVEVDYDRQVSINGITGSKFTMKERVWFLNESQCYCPVNDKKVECLPQGLLDASECQKAPIIFSEPHFLHGDPSLLQYVRGLKPDENLHSTFIVIEPYTGYPLSGYKKVQLNVKLSKQPVDLLANVSEGIVPLLWCADVRIFEKL; encoded by the exons ATGATTATCCTTAGTGTGTTTGGAATTGTTTTAACTATATTTGGTATAACTTTTTTTCATGGACAATACATGATGACTAAGCTGACGGATAAAGTACGAGCG AATTTACATCTGACTAAAGGCACCTCTGGCTATAACGGATATGTTTCGCCTTTGTCACTATCCTTTACATGTTATGTATTTAACGTTACGAATCCCGATGAAGTAATGCGAGGAGAAAATCCGAATGTGGTCGAATATGGTCCTTTTGTGTACGA TGAAATTCTGCAGAGACACATCCAAGATACTAACGTCGAAACGgacgaaattaattatattgccGTAGCAACGTACAAGTTTAACAGCGATAAAAGTGTGAATGCTAGTCGCGAAAAAGTCACCATATTGAACCCAGCATACATGGGCAGTATAATAACG TTGACGTCACTACCCCCCGAGTTTATGAAAAAATACGGAAACAGCATACCGAATTTGTTTCCCAATCGCAGTAGCATATTTTTGAAAGCTCGTCCTGTTGATATACTGTTCAACGGTATTAGAGTTACATGTAACGTAAAAAAGTTCCCTGACTTAAATCTCTTATGTAAAATAATGGACTCTAATAAACGTCCACCGGTTTTAAGGGAGACCGATAAAGAGGGAGTTTACCTACTGAGTATGTTCCAAAAG AGCAATGGCACAGTCCGTGGACCATATTCTGTTAACAGAGGCTTAAAAAATATGAGTCTACTGGGAGACACGACTTCTTACAAATTCGAGAAAGTACAAACAATTTGGCATTCTGACTCGTGTAATCGAGTAAGAGGGTCGGATACCATCACCTATGCACCATTATTAACGCCACTGTCTTACGTTACAACCTTTATAACTGATTATTGCAG GTCCGTGGAAGTTGATTATGATAGACAGGTTTCGATAAATGGCATAACTGGATCGAAATTTACCATGAAGGAACGTGTGTGGTTTTTAAATGAATCACAGTGTTATTGTCCTGTAAATGACAAAAAAGTAGAATGTTTGCCACAGGGCTTGCTCGATGCCTCTGAATGCCAG aaaGCGCCTATAATATTTTCGGAACCGCACTTTCTTCACGGTGATCCGAGTCTTTTACAATATGTCCGCGGTTTGAAACCCGACGAAAATCTTCATTCAACTTTCATTGTCATCGAACCGTACACCGGATATCCACTTTCAGGATACAAAAAAGTACAATTAAACGTAAAACTGTCTAAACAACCAGTAGATCTTCTCGCGAATGTCAGCGAGGGAATTGTTCCTCTACTATGGTGTGCGGATGTAAGAATCTTCGAGAAGTTATAA
- the LOC116427833 gene encoding proton-coupled amino acid transporter-like protein pathetic isoform X2, with protein MGKGKEQATMENPMQEFSSSTKIASVVIGEFNEKDDLYNPFEHRDKKNSNSDVGALAHLLKSSLGTGILAMPSAIKHGGLLFGGIGTIIIGIICAHCVHILVRSSHVLCKRTKTPQMTYAETAEAAFLYGPKPVRPFANASRIFVNAALCATYVGGACVYVVFIASSIQQVANFNSGYEISPRMYILTLIPALVLLGQIRNLKYMVPISMVANICMMGGFAITLYYIFRDIQLTANTKLIGSVTQLPTFFATVIFAIEGIGVVMPVENSMRNPDHFLGCPSVLNITMSIVVSLYAVLGIFGYLTYGEQVLGSITLSIPTEEILGQVVKILIALAVLFTYGLQYFVPMEIMWTSIKDKCSHKYHGICETLMRIFMVLFTVVVALIVPDLEPFISLVGSVFFSVLGISIPAIVETISCWETHLGMYNWRLWKNSMLLVFSMFALVFGSWISIGKIIDLYK; from the exons ATGGGGAAGGGAAAGGAACAAGCAACTATGGAGAACCCTATGCAGGAGTTCAGTAGCAG TACCAAAATTGCTTCTGTTGTAATTGGCGAGTTCAACGAGAAAGATGACCTGTATAATCCTTTCGAGCACCGTGACAAGAAAAATTCCAATTC AGATGTCGGTGCATTGGCCCATTTGCTTAAGTCGTCGCTGGGCACAGGAATTCTCGCCATGCCGAGCGCGATTAAACACGGCGGCCTTTTGTTCGGCGGTATCGGCACAATAATAATCGGCATCATATGCGCCCATTGTGTCCACATTCTGGTCCGTTCGTCCCACGTGCTCTGCAAAAGGACGAAAACGCCGCAAATGACGTACGCGGAGACTGCGGAAGCCGCGTTTCTCTACGGTCCGAAACCAGTTAGACCGTTCGCGAACGCCAGTCGAATATTTGTAAACGCCGCATTGTGCGCTACCTATGTGGGTGGCGCGTGCGTTTACGTGGTCTTCATCGCGAGCTCGATCCAGCAG GTGGCAAATTTTAACAGCGGTTATGAAATCTCACCTCGGATGTACATACTCACGTTGATACCAGCGTTGGTGTTGCTGGGCCAGATACGAAACCTGAAATACATGGTGCCTATTTCTATGGTCGCGAATATCTGCATGATGGGCGGGTTCGCGATAACCCTGTACTACATCTTCAGAGATATTCAACTGACGGCGAACACGAAATTGATCGGGTCGGTCACGCAGCTGCCCACGTTTTTCGCGACGGTGATATTTGCGATCGAAGGTATCGGCGTT GTGATGCCCGTAGAAAACAGTATGAGGAATCCCGACCACTTCCTCGGATGTCCTAGTGTTCTTAACATAACGATGTCAATAGTGGTCAGCCTCTACGCTGTATTGGGCATATTCGGTTACCTGACGTACGGTGAACAAGTATTAGGAAGCATTACACTCAGTATACCAACAGAAGAAAT tttaGGACAAGTAGTGAAGATACTTATCGCTCTCGCTGTTCTGTTCACCTATGGTCTCCAGTATTTCGTTCCAATGGAGATCATGTGGACGTCGATAAAGGACAAATGCAGTCACAAGTACCACGGCATATGTGAAACGTTAATGAGGATCTTCATGGTTCTTTTCACAG ttGTCGTGGCATTGATAGTACCGGATCTGGAACCGTTCATTTCGTTGGTCGGCTCGGTGTTCTTCTCAGTGCTTGGTATCAGCATTCCAGCGATCGTGGAAACAATTTCGTGCTGGGAGACCCACCTGGGCATGTACAACTGGAGGCTCTGGAAGAACTCTATGCTTCTGGTGTTCTCGATGTTCGCGTTAGTATTCGGCTCATGGATCTCCATAGGGAAGATAATAGATCTTTACAAGTGA
- the LOC116427833 gene encoding proton-coupled amino acid transporter-like protein pathetic isoform X1: MVIHDVHRIRYQPIMGKGKEQATMENPMQEFSSSTKIASVVIGEFNEKDDLYNPFEHRDKKNSNSDVGALAHLLKSSLGTGILAMPSAIKHGGLLFGGIGTIIIGIICAHCVHILVRSSHVLCKRTKTPQMTYAETAEAAFLYGPKPVRPFANASRIFVNAALCATYVGGACVYVVFIASSIQQVANFNSGYEISPRMYILTLIPALVLLGQIRNLKYMVPISMVANICMMGGFAITLYYIFRDIQLTANTKLIGSVTQLPTFFATVIFAIEGIGVVMPVENSMRNPDHFLGCPSVLNITMSIVVSLYAVLGIFGYLTYGEQVLGSITLSIPTEEILGQVVKILIALAVLFTYGLQYFVPMEIMWTSIKDKCSHKYHGICETLMRIFMVLFTVVVALIVPDLEPFISLVGSVFFSVLGISIPAIVETISCWETHLGMYNWRLWKNSMLLVFSMFALVFGSWISIGKIIDLYK, translated from the exons ATGGTTATTCACGATGTGCATCGAATTCGCTACCA aCCCATCATGGGGAAGGGAAAGGAACAAGCAACTATGGAGAACCCTATGCAGGAGTTCAGTAGCAG TACCAAAATTGCTTCTGTTGTAATTGGCGAGTTCAACGAGAAAGATGACCTGTATAATCCTTTCGAGCACCGTGACAAGAAAAATTCCAATTC AGATGTCGGTGCATTGGCCCATTTGCTTAAGTCGTCGCTGGGCACAGGAATTCTCGCCATGCCGAGCGCGATTAAACACGGCGGCCTTTTGTTCGGCGGTATCGGCACAATAATAATCGGCATCATATGCGCCCATTGTGTCCACATTCTGGTCCGTTCGTCCCACGTGCTCTGCAAAAGGACGAAAACGCCGCAAATGACGTACGCGGAGACTGCGGAAGCCGCGTTTCTCTACGGTCCGAAACCAGTTAGACCGTTCGCGAACGCCAGTCGAATATTTGTAAACGCCGCATTGTGCGCTACCTATGTGGGTGGCGCGTGCGTTTACGTGGTCTTCATCGCGAGCTCGATCCAGCAG GTGGCAAATTTTAACAGCGGTTATGAAATCTCACCTCGGATGTACATACTCACGTTGATACCAGCGTTGGTGTTGCTGGGCCAGATACGAAACCTGAAATACATGGTGCCTATTTCTATGGTCGCGAATATCTGCATGATGGGCGGGTTCGCGATAACCCTGTACTACATCTTCAGAGATATTCAACTGACGGCGAACACGAAATTGATCGGGTCGGTCACGCAGCTGCCCACGTTTTTCGCGACGGTGATATTTGCGATCGAAGGTATCGGCGTT GTGATGCCCGTAGAAAACAGTATGAGGAATCCCGACCACTTCCTCGGATGTCCTAGTGTTCTTAACATAACGATGTCAATAGTGGTCAGCCTCTACGCTGTATTGGGCATATTCGGTTACCTGACGTACGGTGAACAAGTATTAGGAAGCATTACACTCAGTATACCAACAGAAGAAAT tttaGGACAAGTAGTGAAGATACTTATCGCTCTCGCTGTTCTGTTCACCTATGGTCTCCAGTATTTCGTTCCAATGGAGATCATGTGGACGTCGATAAAGGACAAATGCAGTCACAAGTACCACGGCATATGTGAAACGTTAATGAGGATCTTCATGGTTCTTTTCACAG ttGTCGTGGCATTGATAGTACCGGATCTGGAACCGTTCATTTCGTTGGTCGGCTCGGTGTTCTTCTCAGTGCTTGGTATCAGCATTCCAGCGATCGTGGAAACAATTTCGTGCTGGGAGACCCACCTGGGCATGTACAACTGGAGGCTCTGGAAGAACTCTATGCTTCTGGTGTTCTCGATGTTCGCGTTAGTATTCGGCTCATGGATCTCCATAGGGAAGATAATAGATCTTTACAAGTGA